A part of Streptomyces sp. NBC_01451 genomic DNA contains:
- a CDS encoding DegT/DnrJ/EryC1/StrS family aminotransferase: MTLAAGDRLAVHGGTPVRGTRPWPRWPRPARGAIAALEEVLDSGRWSIASPYDGRPTREQLFAADFAGYLGSRHCVPTASGTAALTTALEACGVGAGDEVIVPALSWAASASTILGVNAVPVFADVAPDTLCLDPAAAEAAITPATRAIVVVHLYSALADLDALRAVADRHGLALIEDSAQAHGATYRGRKAGTFGDVGTFSMHHTKVLSSGEGGAAVTDDARLARRMEHLRADGRCRTARPPAVGMPELVETGELMGSNRCLSEFQSALLSAQLKELDAQNDVRRTNAALLDALLTDQGLCPQVSSAGTTRRTYFGYAVRLPEDDFRHIPSAAVGEALTAELGLAVRPVYRPLYASPLYDPASRRRFDLGRDHLKRVDPGRYDLPASNRAARTFLTFHHAALLGDTSDVLAIAEAFRRVLAGREQLAP; encoded by the coding sequence GTGACCCTCGCGGCCGGCGACCGGCTGGCCGTGCACGGCGGAACACCGGTACGCGGTACGCGGCCGTGGCCCCGCTGGCCCCGGCCCGCCCGGGGCGCGATCGCCGCGCTGGAGGAGGTGCTGGACTCGGGCCGGTGGTCGATCGCCAGCCCCTACGACGGCAGGCCGACCCGGGAGCAGTTGTTCGCCGCGGACTTCGCCGGCTACCTCGGCTCACGGCACTGCGTACCGACCGCCAGCGGCACGGCCGCCCTGACGACGGCCCTGGAGGCCTGTGGCGTCGGGGCCGGCGACGAGGTGATCGTGCCGGCCCTGTCCTGGGCGGCGTCGGCCTCGACGATCCTGGGCGTCAACGCCGTACCGGTGTTCGCCGACGTCGCCCCGGACACGCTGTGCCTGGACCCGGCCGCCGCCGAGGCCGCCATCACGCCCGCGACCAGGGCCATCGTCGTGGTGCACCTGTACTCGGCCCTCGCCGACCTGGACGCGCTGCGGGCCGTGGCGGACCGGCACGGGCTCGCCCTGATCGAGGACAGCGCCCAGGCGCACGGCGCGACCTACCGGGGCCGCAAGGCCGGCACCTTCGGCGATGTCGGCACCTTCAGCATGCACCACACCAAGGTGCTCAGCAGCGGGGAGGGCGGGGCAGCGGTCACCGACGACGCCCGCCTGGCCCGGCGCATGGAGCACCTGCGTGCCGACGGCCGGTGCCGGACCGCGCGTCCTCCCGCCGTGGGCATGCCCGAACTGGTCGAGACGGGGGAGCTGATGGGCAGCAACCGCTGCCTGTCGGAGTTCCAGTCCGCACTGCTCAGCGCCCAGTTGAAGGAGCTCGACGCGCAGAACGACGTGCGCCGGACCAACGCCGCGCTGCTCGACGCACTCCTCACCGACCAGGGGCTGTGCCCCCAGGTGTCGTCCGCCGGCACCACCCGGCGAACCTACTTCGGCTATGCGGTCCGACTGCCCGAGGACGACTTCCGCCACATCCCCTCGGCCGCGGTCGGGGAGGCACTCACCGCCGAACTCGGCCTGGCCGTACGCCCCGTGTACCGCCCGCTGTACGCGAGCCCGCTCTACGACCCCGCTTCCCGCCGCCGGTTCGACCTGGGACGCGACCATCTGAAACGGGTGGATCCAGGCCGCTACGATCTGCCGGCCAGCAACCGGGCGGCGCGAACCTTTCTCACGTTCCACCACGCGGCACTGCTCGGCGACACCTCGGACGTCCTCGCCATCGCCGAAGCGTTCCGACGCGTGCTGGCGGGGCGCGAGCAGCTCGCCCCCTGA
- a CDS encoding SDR family NAD(P)-dependent oxidoreductase — MNLGLDGRTAIITGGASGIGAETARVFAAEGVRLALLDRDDEQLELVRKELAEITEVVAVPGDLSTGAGVTKAVTAALDALGGATDILINNVGQCRARAFDELSDDDWIGTFELNFLSAVRAARIVLPGMRERGRGSIVTNASDLARQPEEGPADYQVSKVALLSLTKSLALSEGPAVRVNAVAPGPVWTPLWTRPGGFAETLGDVHGRDAKAAVEHEMSKRQLPLGRMGTPDEVARVIAFLASDAASFTTGSVWGVDGGTVRGLL; from the coding sequence GTGAACCTCGGACTTGACGGCCGTACCGCGATCATCACAGGCGGCGCCAGCGGCATCGGGGCGGAAACGGCGAGGGTGTTCGCCGCGGAAGGGGTCCGGCTGGCCCTGCTGGACAGGGACGACGAGCAGCTGGAGCTGGTGCGGAAGGAGCTGGCCGAGATCACCGAGGTGGTCGCCGTGCCGGGCGACCTGTCGACCGGCGCCGGAGTGACGAAGGCCGTCACCGCCGCCCTCGACGCTCTCGGCGGCGCCACGGACATCCTCATCAACAACGTCGGCCAGTGCCGGGCCCGGGCCTTCGACGAACTGTCCGACGACGACTGGATCGGCACCTTCGAACTCAACTTCCTGAGCGCGGTGCGCGCCGCACGGATCGTCCTTCCCGGGATGCGGGAGCGTGGCCGCGGAAGCATCGTCACCAACGCCTCCGACCTCGCCCGCCAGCCGGAGGAAGGGCCGGCGGACTACCAGGTGTCCAAGGTCGCGCTGCTCAGTCTCACCAAGAGTCTCGCCCTGTCCGAGGGACCGGCCGTACGCGTCAACGCCGTCGCTCCCGGGCCGGTGTGGACACCGCTGTGGACACGCCCCGGCGGATTCGCCGAGACCCTCGGCGACGTGCACGGCAGGGACGCCAAGGCCGCCGTGGAGCACGAGATGAGCAAGCGTCAGCTGCCCCTGGGGCGGATGGGCACGCCCGACGAGGTCGCCCGGGTCATCGCGTTCCTCGCCTCGGACGCCGCCTCGTTCACCACCGGCTCCGTCTGGGGTGTGGACGGCGGCACGGTCAGGGGTCTGCTGTGA
- a CDS encoding 2-deoxy-scyllo-inosose synthase, translated as MALLSGQTSGLDREIRFGDIHYAFHVRHGRAAWDDLRVRLAGLDADRFVVVADAGLPDHLVAATEVHLSSVAPTHLVKVNADETSKNMAALDRIGEQALKSGITRRSVVVALGGGVVGNMAGLLAALLFRGVRLVHMPTTLLAMSDSVLSLKQAVNSRCGKNHLGTFHAPVLVWNNLDFLDSLPAEEIRSALCEMIKNVLGIVPERYDEVAGLLRPDGHYTPEVITRFIDLCVDAKSAVMRADHTEKREALVLEYGHTTGHAAELLTGGRLRHGFAIGIGMLAAARMSRELGLLDRSEELAHHRLLELNGAPTRLPEELDVRSVLDVIRLDNKRGYVPGREGTFDFILLESLGAAHCPGGLPITQVDQDTVRLGIESVCADRLTLVGT; from the coding sequence ATGGCCCTCCTGTCAGGACAGACTTCCGGACTCGACCGGGAAATACGGTTCGGCGACATCCACTACGCCTTTCACGTGCGGCACGGTCGCGCGGCCTGGGACGACCTGCGAGTGCGGCTCGCCGGCCTCGACGCCGACCGCTTCGTGGTCGTCGCCGACGCGGGCCTCCCGGACCACCTGGTCGCCGCGACGGAGGTGCACCTCTCCTCCGTCGCCCCGACCCACCTGGTGAAGGTGAACGCCGACGAAACCTCGAAGAACATGGCCGCTCTCGACCGCATCGGGGAACAGGCGCTGAAGAGCGGCATCACCCGCCGGTCCGTGGTGGTCGCGCTCGGCGGGGGAGTCGTGGGCAACATGGCCGGCCTGCTGGCGGCACTTCTCTTCCGGGGGGTGCGTCTGGTCCACATGCCCACCACCCTGCTGGCGATGTCCGACTCGGTGCTCTCCCTCAAACAGGCCGTCAACTCCCGCTGTGGCAAGAACCACCTGGGCACGTTCCACGCGCCTGTCCTGGTCTGGAACAACCTGGACTTCCTCGACTCGCTGCCCGCCGAGGAGATCCGGTCCGCCCTGTGCGAAATGATCAAGAACGTGCTCGGCATCGTCCCCGAGCGTTACGACGAGGTGGCCGGTCTGCTGCGACCCGACGGCCACTACACACCCGAGGTCATCACCCGCTTCATCGACCTGTGCGTGGACGCCAAGAGCGCGGTCATGCGCGCGGACCACACCGAGAAGCGCGAGGCACTGGTCCTGGAGTACGGGCACACCACGGGCCACGCGGCCGAGCTGCTCACCGGCGGCCGGCTACGGCACGGCTTCGCCATCGGCATCGGCATGCTCGCCGCGGCGCGCATGTCCCGGGAACTCGGACTGCTCGACCGCTCCGAGGAACTGGCACATCACCGCCTGCTGGAACTGAACGGCGCCCCCACCCGGTTGCCCGAGGAACTGGACGTGCGGTCCGTCCTCGACGTCATCCGCCTCGACAACAAGCGAGGCTACGTCCCCGGCCGCGAAGGCACGTTCGACTTCATCCTCCTGGAGTCCCTGGGCGCGGCGCACTGCCCGGGCGGCCTGCCCATCACTCAGGTCGACCAGGACACCGTACGGCTGGGCATCGAGTCCGTGTGCGCCGACCGGCTCACCCTGGTGGGCACCTGA
- the galE gene encoding UDP-glucose 4-epimerase GalE, protein MTWLITGGAGYIGAHVVRAMLDAGERAVVYDDLSTGIAERVPDGVPLEVGSTLDGERLAKVVREHGIDGVVHLAAKKQVGESVQVPLRYYRENVEGLRTVLSAVTDAGVPSFVFSSSAAVYGMPDVHLVTEEAPCAPMSPYGETKLVGEWLVRATGRATGLSTASLRYFNVVGAASPELADTGVFNLVPMVFEKLTEGAPPRIFGGDHPTPDGTCVRDYIHVVDLAEAHVAAARRLRRAPGAGLTLNIGRGEGISVREMIGRINAVTGHDIAPAVTARRPGDPARVVACADRIATELGWKARHGVEEMITSAWAGWIHGHPEAARG, encoded by the coding sequence GTGACCTGGCTGATCACAGGTGGTGCCGGCTACATCGGGGCACACGTCGTGCGGGCGATGCTGGACGCGGGCGAGCGGGCCGTGGTCTACGACGACCTGTCCACCGGGATCGCCGAACGGGTGCCGGACGGCGTGCCGTTGGAGGTGGGTTCGACCCTGGACGGCGAGCGGCTGGCGAAGGTGGTCCGGGAGCACGGCATCGACGGTGTGGTCCATCTGGCGGCGAAGAAGCAGGTCGGTGAGTCCGTCCAGGTGCCGCTGCGCTACTACCGGGAGAACGTCGAGGGCCTGCGCACCGTGCTGTCGGCCGTCACGGACGCCGGGGTGCCCTCGTTCGTCTTCTCGTCCTCGGCGGCCGTGTACGGAATGCCCGACGTGCACCTGGTCACCGAGGAGGCGCCGTGCGCGCCGATGAGCCCGTACGGCGAGACCAAGCTGGTCGGCGAGTGGCTGGTGCGGGCCACCGGCCGGGCGACGGGCCTGTCCACCGCTTCCCTGCGGTACTTCAACGTGGTCGGCGCCGCGAGCCCGGAGCTGGCGGACACGGGGGTGTTCAACCTCGTGCCGATGGTGTTCGAGAAGCTGACCGAGGGCGCCCCGCCCCGGATCTTCGGCGGCGACCACCCGACTCCCGACGGCACCTGCGTGCGCGACTACATCCACGTCGTCGACCTCGCCGAGGCCCATGTGGCCGCCGCGCGACGGCTGCGCCGGGCGCCGGGTGCCGGACTCACCCTCAACATCGGTCGCGGGGAGGGCATTTCGGTGCGCGAGATGATCGGCCGCATCAACGCGGTCACCGGCCACGACATCGCCCCGGCGGTCACCGCCCGCCGCCCCGGCGACCCGGCCCGCGTCGTCGCCTGCGCCGATCGCATCGCCACCGAACTGGGCTGGAAGGCCCGCCACGGCGTGGAGGAGATGATCACGTCGGCCTGGGCGGGCTGGATCCACGGTCATCCGGAGGCGGCACGGGGATAG
- a CDS encoding SDR family NAD(P)-dependent oxidoreductase, whose protein sequence is MDLAGATVLLTGATGGIGRALAYRLARANATLVVTGRQTEQLEALAAEFGARPLAADLSRPGDIARLADRCQDVDVLVANAALPASGDLLDYTPEQIERALAVNLTAPVLLSRLLAPRMVERGRGHLAFVGSMSGKAATPYSSLYTASKFGLRGFAHSLRLDLRDTGVGVSIVQPGFVRDAGMFAATGAEVPSGVRSVSPAEVADAVVRAVHGNRGEVNVAPLELRLRCALAVQFPDLAARSHRRAGDNPAVQQVIEAQRALR, encoded by the coding sequence ATGGACCTCGCTGGAGCGACCGTTCTGCTCACCGGCGCGACGGGGGGCATCGGGCGCGCACTCGCGTACCGGCTGGCCCGTGCGAACGCCACGCTGGTGGTGACCGGACGGCAGACCGAACAACTGGAGGCACTGGCAGCCGAGTTCGGAGCCCGTCCGCTGGCCGCGGACCTCTCCCGCCCCGGCGACATCGCCCGGCTGGCCGACCGGTGCCAGGACGTCGACGTCCTCGTCGCCAACGCGGCACTGCCGGCCAGCGGCGATCTCCTCGATTACACCCCGGAGCAGATCGAGCGCGCCCTCGCCGTGAACCTGACCGCGCCCGTCCTGCTGTCCCGGCTCCTCGCCCCCCGCATGGTGGAGCGTGGGCGAGGCCACCTGGCTTTCGTCGGCTCGATGTCGGGCAAGGCGGCCACTCCGTACTCCTCGCTCTACACGGCCTCCAAGTTCGGCCTGCGGGGCTTCGCCCACAGTCTGCGCCTGGACCTCCGTGACACCGGCGTCGGCGTCTCCATCGTGCAGCCGGGCTTCGTGCGCGACGCGGGCATGTTCGCCGCCACCGGCGCCGAGGTGCCGAGCGGCGTACGTTCCGTCTCTCCCGCGGAGGTGGCCGACGCCGTCGTACGCGCCGTGCACGGCAACCGCGGCGAGGTCAACGTCGCCCCGCTCGAACTGCGGCTGCGCTGCGCCCTCGCCGTCCAGTTCCCGGACCTCGCGGCCCGCTCGCACCGGCGCGCCGGGGACAACCCGGCCGTCCAGCAGGTGATCGAGGCCCAGCGCGCCCTGCGCTGA
- a CDS encoding aldo/keto reductase: MERREIGRMGRSVSVVGLGTWQLGADWGSVDEDEALAVLDAALESGVTLLDTADVYGDGRSERLIGSFLRQLGPARAGGVLVATKMGRRAPQRPSEFTLDNFRAWTDRSRANLGVDTLDLVQLHCPPTPVFSAGAVYDALDTLVDEGRVAAYGVSVETCEEALTAIARPGVASVQIIVNAFRRKPLERVLPAARAAGVGIVARVPLASGLLSGRYRQDTVFAADDHRAYNRRGESFDVGETFSGVDYAVGVDAAVEFAALVPDGVSPAQAALRWVVQQPGVTSVIPGARTPEQARGNSGAALLPELSEVTLKAVEDLYDRRIRDLVHHRW; encoded by the coding sequence GTGGAACGACGGGAAATCGGCAGGATGGGTCGCAGCGTCTCGGTGGTGGGCCTCGGCACCTGGCAACTGGGCGCCGACTGGGGCTCGGTGGACGAGGACGAGGCCCTCGCCGTCCTCGACGCGGCCCTGGAGTCGGGCGTGACGCTCCTCGACACGGCGGATGTGTACGGTGACGGCCGCAGCGAACGGCTCATCGGCTCCTTTCTCAGGCAGCTCGGCCCCGCCCGCGCCGGGGGTGTCCTCGTGGCGACCAAGATGGGGCGGCGCGCCCCGCAGCGGCCGTCCGAGTTCACTCTCGACAACTTCCGTGCCTGGACGGACCGTTCACGCGCCAACCTGGGAGTGGACACCCTCGACCTGGTCCAGCTGCACTGCCCGCCCACGCCCGTCTTCTCCGCCGGTGCGGTGTACGACGCCCTGGACACGCTCGTCGACGAGGGGCGCGTGGCGGCGTACGGGGTGAGTGTGGAGACCTGCGAGGAGGCGCTGACCGCCATCGCGCGGCCCGGTGTGGCCAGCGTGCAGATCATCGTCAACGCCTTCCGGCGGAAGCCGCTGGAGCGCGTCCTGCCGGCGGCCCGGGCGGCCGGGGTGGGCATCGTCGCCCGGGTCCCGCTGGCCTCGGGGCTGCTGTCCGGCCGCTACCGTCAGGACACGGTCTTCGCCGCCGACGACCACCGCGCGTACAACCGCCGGGGCGAGTCGTTCGACGTCGGTGAGACGTTCTCCGGCGTGGACTACGCGGTGGGCGTCGACGCGGCCGTCGAGTTCGCCGCGCTCGTGCCCGACGGCGTGTCCCCGGCGCAGGCCGCGCTGCGCTGGGTCGTGCAGCAGCCCGGGGTGACCTCCGTGATCCCCGGCGCGCGGACGCCGGAGCAGGCCCGCGGCAACTCCGGGGCGGCCCTGCTGCCCGAACTGTCCGAGGTCACCCTGAAGGCGGTCGAGGACCTCTACGACCGCCGCATCAGGGACCTGGTGCACCACCGCTGGTGA
- a CDS encoding D-arabinono-1,4-lactone oxidase gives MSSLFETATNWAGNVTFGAARWHRPQSIDELRRLVANSERIRAVGSGHSFSTVADTRGDLVRLDGLPHVIELDTTASAVTVSAGLRYADVILGLERAGFALANLASLPHISIAGSVATGTHGSGDTQRCLAASVRALQLIGPEGDMVELSRDADPDLFPGSVVALGALGIVTRLTLDIEPSYEMAQSVRVAVPLDEVSAHFDAVSGAAYSVSVFTDWGGDEAQVWLKRRTDRSDSGWSGGRPAGQPMNPVPGMPPEFSTRQLDVPGPWCERLPHFRPELTPGAGEELQSEYYLPRAAAPAAIAALRGLGQRLAPALHIAEVRTVRADDLWLSPAHGRDSVTFHFTWVKDLERVRPLIAEVEAALLPLGARPHWGKLTALAPRDIAALYEHIDAFAQLARKHDPSGTFRNDFTDNLLGTA, from the coding sequence ATGTCAAGCCTGTTCGAAACGGCCACCAACTGGGCCGGCAACGTCACGTTCGGTGCCGCACGGTGGCACCGGCCGCAGAGCATCGACGAACTGCGACGGCTCGTCGCGAACAGCGAACGCATACGGGCCGTCGGCAGCGGCCATTCCTTCAGCACCGTCGCCGACACCCGAGGTGACCTGGTCCGCCTCGACGGGCTCCCGCACGTGATCGAGCTCGACACCACGGCCTCGGCCGTCACCGTCTCCGCCGGCCTGCGCTACGCGGACGTCATCCTCGGGCTTGAGCGTGCCGGTTTCGCCCTCGCCAACCTGGCCTCGCTGCCGCACATCTCGATCGCGGGCAGCGTGGCCACCGGCACCCACGGCTCGGGCGACACCCAGCGCTGCCTGGCCGCGTCGGTCCGGGCGCTGCAACTCATCGGCCCCGAAGGCGACATGGTCGAACTGAGCCGGGACGCCGACCCGGACCTGTTCCCCGGCTCGGTGGTGGCACTGGGCGCACTCGGCATCGTCACCCGGCTCACCCTCGACATCGAACCGAGCTACGAGATGGCGCAGAGCGTCCGGGTCGCGGTTCCGCTCGACGAGGTGTCGGCACACTTCGACGCGGTGTCGGGCGCGGCCTACAGCGTCAGTGTGTTCACCGACTGGGGCGGGGACGAGGCCCAGGTCTGGCTCAAGCGCAGAACGGACCGGTCCGACAGCGGCTGGAGCGGTGGCCGCCCCGCCGGGCAGCCGATGAACCCCGTACCCGGCATGCCCCCGGAGTTCAGCACCCGGCAACTCGACGTGCCGGGCCCGTGGTGCGAGCGACTGCCGCACTTCCGGCCCGAGCTGACGCCGGGAGCCGGCGAGGAACTCCAGTCCGAGTACTACCTGCCGCGCGCGGCGGCCCCCGCCGCGATCGCCGCGCTGCGGGGCCTCGGGCAGCGCCTCGCGCCGGCCCTGCACATCGCGGAGGTGCGTACGGTCCGCGCGGACGACCTGTGGCTGAGCCCCGCACACGGCAGGGACTCCGTCACCTTCCACTTCACCTGGGTCAAGGACCTGGAGCGCGTCCGGCCGCTGATCGCCGAGGTCGAGGCCGCCCTGCTGCCGCTCGGTGCCCGGCCGCACTGGGGCAAGCTGACCGCCCTCGCCCCGCGGGACATCGCCGCGCTCTACGAACACATCGATGCCTTCGCGCAGTTGGCCCGGAAGCACGACCCGTCCGGCACGTTCCGCAACGACTTCACGGACAACCTCCTCGGCACCGCGTGA
- a CDS encoding MATE family efflux transporter: MTVTHTAYGAGGPTPSGFRLALDRRFIALLCTTAVPVTLQSLMSSSRTIVDALFVSHLGTDEIAAIGYATRVVFIVIMAMLGTADGGAVIVAQFWGSGSVQKARQATALTVVIAVAIATVVSAVCFVWARQIVAIGTENSHVISLGASYIRTVIPMIVPFAVISALAASLRCLGQAKMAMNFALVGVLLHVALAYGLVFGNWGMPELGLTGAAWATVISTYAECLLFIAYMYGRRHPMAFRFRDLRAGVGNGILRKIWRVGVPVSLGSVSWASGILVYSIVVGRAGTQELAVLSMINPIEATAVAFANGVATAAAVLIGNSIGEGATEERTWSMSKALLIWNTGVAAVCGLLLLLTSFWVGKIYGDIDAGTIGVAQDTTVVLAFVFIFRMTCMTLQNGLLRAGGDTVYIFRADLACQWLIAIPLTFLTALVWDLPFPIVFLAINSEEIVKAVVSGYRVYRRKWVQRLVEPVTGMAKGPAPIH, translated from the coding sequence ATGACCGTGACGCATACGGCGTACGGCGCGGGAGGGCCGACGCCCAGCGGTTTCAGGCTGGCACTCGACCGCAGGTTCATAGCGTTGCTGTGCACCACGGCTGTTCCTGTGACACTGCAGTCCCTCATGTCGTCGTCCAGGACGATTGTCGACGCGCTGTTCGTGTCGCACCTGGGCACCGACGAGATAGCCGCCATCGGCTATGCCACCCGCGTCGTCTTCATCGTCATCATGGCCATGCTGGGAACGGCCGACGGCGGCGCGGTCATAGTCGCGCAGTTCTGGGGCAGTGGCAGTGTGCAGAAGGCCCGCCAGGCCACGGCGTTGACCGTCGTGATCGCCGTCGCGATCGCCACGGTCGTCAGCGCCGTCTGCTTCGTCTGGGCGCGGCAGATAGTGGCGATAGGCACGGAGAACTCCCATGTGATATCGCTGGGTGCCTCCTACATCAGAACCGTGATTCCGATGATCGTTCCCTTCGCGGTGATCTCGGCACTGGCCGCGAGTCTGCGGTGTCTGGGTCAGGCGAAGATGGCCATGAATTTCGCCCTGGTCGGCGTACTTCTCCACGTGGCTCTGGCCTACGGTCTCGTCTTCGGCAACTGGGGAATGCCCGAACTGGGACTGACCGGCGCGGCCTGGGCGACCGTCATCAGCACCTACGCGGAATGCCTCCTGTTCATCGCGTACATGTACGGCAGGCGCCATCCCATGGCCTTCCGGTTCCGCGACCTCCGGGCCGGTGTCGGCAACGGAATTCTGCGGAAGATCTGGCGGGTCGGCGTTCCGGTGTCCCTCGGGTCGGTGTCGTGGGCGTCCGGAATTCTGGTCTACAGCATCGTCGTCGGCCGTGCCGGCACACAGGAGCTGGCGGTCCTGTCGATGATCAATCCGATCGAGGCCACCGCGGTGGCCTTCGCGAACGGTGTGGCCACGGCGGCAGCGGTGCTCATCGGGAACAGCATCGGGGAAGGTGCCACCGAAGAGCGCACCTGGAGCATGAGCAAGGCGCTGCTGATCTGGAACACGGGCGTCGCCGCCGTGTGCGGTCTGCTGCTGCTTCTGACCAGCTTCTGGGTGGGGAAGATCTACGGGGACATCGACGCCGGGACCATCGGCGTCGCACAGGACACCACTGTCGTCCTGGCATTCGTGTTCATTTTCCGGATGACCTGCATGACGCTGCAGAACGGACTTCTGCGGGCCGGGGGAGACACGGTCTACATATTCAGGGCGGACCTGGCCTGCCAGTGGCTGATCGCCATTCCGCTGACATTCCTCACGGCGCTCGTATGGGATCTCCCGTTCCCGATCGTCTTTCTCGCCATCAACAGCGAGGAAATCGTGAAGGCTGTTGTCAGCGGCTACCGCGTATACCGTCGCAAATGGGTTCAGCGGCTCGTCGAGCCCGTGACGGGAATGGCGAAGGGGCCCGCCCCCATTCACTGA